AGCTGGTGTTCTCTTGGTTAAAATAGATTTGTATATGGGAAATTGGTTTCTTTTTAtgcaaattctttttatattttttataacataagaaatataaaagaaatctaaaagggcaagtatttatttattttatttatttaatcaattaattacatattaatttacaattattatgaGATGTAATATGCATACAATGGACATAATGTATCTGTGTGTATGCACATCAAGCTCATCAACAATTATTTCATAATGAACTTCAGCCTAACACTAATAATAGTAACATATACctgcttaaataatattatcaaattcagaaatattaaattgactAAATACTAATTAGTTATAATTTAATGGAAGTTAATGGCGCGCTTGATGGAATTTATGttctttaatctttttaatttcttttttacagtctaatattttttgtttttaaattgttccggcaacatatttaataatttgagagCTATATATGTTAGACATTTACGAGTTACACTAAAATTGGGGATGCGTATTATTAGATGTTGATGTGTATTTGCTCTAGTATTAACATTATgaccaataacatttttaaaaaggttactACAAATTGCTGATTGTTCAAATAAAAGGTTGGAGGGAAACAGTCCAGatttaaataagatatttctgtacaatattaatattctttaaagtttCATTGTAGGCAGCACCCCAACATATTATACCATACCTTAGGCATGATTCAGCTAGTGCTTTgtacacatttattattatttttttactgagaATATTACGTACCTCACAACatttatatattagtttttttagtttgttttgaaTATAATCACTATGATGCtgccattttaaataattgtcaaaataaacacctaagtatttaattttgtttgttgattTGATGCTGCCAGCACAAGTATAgtcaatattcattttacaatCTGGGGTATGAATCCTAAGAACATGCTTGCTTGGTAATCCCACTATACTCATTGAAAAACACATAAAGTTAGTTTTTTTGAGATTTACTATCAGTGAGTTAACATTCATCCATGTTTGAACACTACACATTGCACTTTCAGCCTTTAAAAAAGCTTCATCCCAACAATCCCCTTTACATAAAAGAACTGTGTCATCGGCGAAACATACCACTTTTACTTTCGGAACTACATGTGGAAGATCGTTAATGTAGATTAAGAAGAGTATTGGGCCAAGCACTGTACCCTGTGGAATAGCACAACCCACACTTACATAAGAACTTGAAACTGATTTCAGATTTACCTTTTGAGATCTGTTtgtaagatatgacttaaataGGTCAAGTACAATTCCCCTAATACcggtattatataatttatttagtaggATGCGATGATCCACAGTGTCAAACGCCTTGGTAAGGTCTAAAAAGACAGCCAGAGGCTTCCAACGGTTATTAAAAGAGTCTGTAATAAAAGTGTAGACTTCATTTAAAGCATCATCTGAACCTACACCCTCAGTGAATCCATACTGTGATTCTGACAAGAGCCTagtagcttttaaaaaactgcataacggttttttttatacatttctcGATTACTTTGCAGATAGGACTAGTAAGTGCAATGAGTCTGTAATTACCCGGTTCTGTCCTATCTCTACCTTTATGTTCACAATATGTACCAAGGGCACAATCAAAAATTCTATATTTGACTTCACAAACTGGTTGGAAACACCAAAGTCATCTGGAGAAGATTTTGCTTTCAAAGTTGCAACAGCAATAACAATTTCATTTTTGGTGACAGGGGACAAAAACATGGATGGAAATTCCCTTTGTTGCTCCCGGATCACACCACGAACATTATTAGGCTTATGAATCTTATTGGCCAGCTTAGAACCTACAGAactaaaatacatattaagTTCATTAGCTACCTCTTTCTGGTCAGTGATTTCTtgattattagtatttttaatacaaggaatattaaattttatcttaCATTCATTGGTAGCTAATTTGATTATGTCCCAGGTTTTCCTCGAATCACTCCTCTAATTGGTGCTTATAGTAGTTAGGTACTTCTAATAAGTTTAGTTAGCATATTTCTATAGCTTTTATAACTAATacgaaaattttcatttaaaggaTTTCGAATGCATAATTTATGAAGCTCATTTCTTTTTCTAATTGAAATTAGCAGGCCCGGAGTGATCCAGGGTTTAAggcgattttttttatttaaaattgattttacatTTGTTGCTGCAagtatgtgtttttttaaggtattcaTAAACATTTTAGAGGCGGTATCCGGGACTCgatataatataatttcatCCCATTTCTGAgattgtatttagtttttaagctGTTCAgagttaatttcattaaaagatCTAATAGTATTTGTTTCGTTCGATGCgttgtttaagttattttgtaagttaatattaaataataaagaatgaTGGTCGGAAACCGAGCTGGTTAGTTGAAACCTTGTTTTGCTTCTCATGAAGATATGGTCTATACATGTCTACTATATCTATCAACCCTAGTAGGCCTATTAACTTTAGAGATATAACCAAAGCTATTAAGACAACTTACATATTCATTAAGAATAGAAGACtgaatattcaataaatttatgttaatgTCTCTCACAAAAAGCTCAATATCACAAGAAGCATAATTCGCCTGACCTAGCAGACCCgccaaagaaaaaatataatcttcTTCTTTAAGTGAAGGGGATCTATGATGGGAGATCCCTatgcttgttttatttttagtaagtgtGACTCTTAAGAACTTTTGATTGTTAATTTCGATTATATTACTCACATTTACTAATGAtcttttacaataaattaaactaccatcacatttattaattttgctctCATTATAACATAAATCATAGTCAATTATACGAAAATTTAAAGGATCATAAACGACATTGGTCTCAGATAAAACAATAACATCGAAATTGCTTTCCAGTCATTCGAGAAAAAGAACAAGGttatcgaaatttttatttaagctcCTAATACTAAcatgcaataaattaaaattttggacTGATTCTTTTAAACAGACTATGTTATCCAGTCTATCACATACTTTAATACTACCTTTATTGCTATTATAATCATCTAATAGTGAGTTAAGGTTCATAATATAAAAGAAGTAATATTACTTTCTATACTACCATCTCATATATTTAACATATCTAACCAACCCAAGCATCTTGCCTTATCTTTTTAACATCCTCCATGCACTTAATCCTTACAACCGGATCGTTTTCCCTCTTCCTCGCAAATATTTTTCCCTTCTTCACCCATATAAATTGGTAGCCATATTCAGTAAGAGATCTAGCTGCTAAACATAGTTCTCTTGTTTCCTTGGGTAAATCATCATTTAGGTAAATAAGTTGCGATCCTGTCATATGACATTTGTTGCTAACTATTTTCCCAATTTGCTTTCTTTTTTGCATGACTTGGCCCTTTTCCTCAGCTGATCTAAATGTAGCCAATATTGGAGTATTTTCTTTATTCGGAGCcaggattttaaattttacatccTTCAATTTTAGTTCcggattaatatattttagtaaattttcttCCTTCGTTTCAATTTCCCTTGGgcttctttttatttcatccagACTACTCTTTATTCccatatattacaaaataaataaacaaagagaAAGTGTAACTAATAAAAGCTATAATATGT
The Anthonomus grandis grandis unplaced genomic scaffold, icAntGran1.3 ctg00000470.1, whole genome shotgun sequence genome window above contains:
- the LOC126749653 gene encoding uncharacterized protein LOC126749653, which gives rise to MGIKSSLDEIKRSPREIETKEENLLKYINPELKLKDVKFKILAPNKENTPILATFRSAEEKGQVMQKRKQIGKIVSNKCHMTGSQLIYLNDDLPKETRELCLAARSLTEYGYQFIWVKKGKIFARKRENDPVVRIKCMEDVKKIRQDAWVG